From one Acidobacteriota bacterium genomic stretch:
- a CDS encoding carbon-nitrogen hydrolase family protein, whose protein sequence is MKITVCELPNEPSKFSDAWASLVQHVDDNQSDLVLLPEMPFYRWLAQSREVDPVEWRRAVEAHEEWIGRLGELRPAAVISSRPVVSDGARRNAGFYWEPGAGAVDVHEKRYLPDEPGFWEASWYERGPATFSLATIADASVGFLICTELWFSHHAREYGEQGAHIIVCPRATPTAKLSKWLAGGQTAAVVSGAFCISSNLAGRTSEGGDFAGVGWIAEPDQGIILGMTSTDNPFLTLDVDLADAVRAKSTYPRYVEE, encoded by the coding sequence ATGAAGATCACGGTCTGCGAACTGCCCAACGAGCCCTCAAAATTCTCTGACGCATGGGCCAGCCTGGTGCAACACGTCGATGACAACCAGAGCGATCTGGTATTGCTGCCAGAGATGCCCTTCTATCGCTGGCTCGCCCAATCGCGAGAGGTGGACCCGGTCGAGTGGCGGCGCGCAGTCGAAGCACACGAGGAGTGGATCGGGCGCCTGGGCGAGCTGCGGCCGGCAGCGGTCATCAGCAGCCGTCCAGTCGTCTCGGACGGTGCCAGACGGAACGCAGGCTTCTACTGGGAGCCGGGCGCCGGCGCCGTCGATGTGCACGAAAAGCGCTACCTTCCGGATGAGCCCGGGTTCTGGGAGGCGTCCTGGTACGAGAGGGGTCCGGCTACATTCTCACTGGCCACGATCGCGGACGCGTCCGTCGGCTTCCTCATCTGCACCGAACTCTGGTTCTCCCACCACGCACGTGAGTACGGTGAGCAAGGCGCTCACATCATCGTCTGTCCCAGGGCAACACCGACGGCCAAGCTGTCGAAGTGGTTGGCCGGCGGTCAGACTGCGGCGGTGGTTTCGGGTGCCTTCTGTATCTCGTCAAACCTTGCCGGTCGGACGTCCGAGGGCGGAGATTTCGCCGGTGTAGGGTGGATCGCGGAACCGGATCAGGGGATCATCCTCGGCATGACATCAACCGACAACCCGTTCCTGACGCTCGACGTCGATCTGGCCGATGCAGTA